A DNA window from Thiobacillus denitrificans ATCC 25259 contains the following coding sequences:
- a CDS encoding MFS transporter, with translation MNRAEKRAASGLAVIFGLRMLGMFLILPVFALYAEHLPGGQSHTLVGLALGMYGLTQAILMIPFGMASDRIGRKKVIIFGLVLFALGSFVAAAATDIYWTIAGRALQGAGAISAAVTALLADLTREEHRTKAMATIGSTIGVAFALSLVAGPALNRVIGVPGIFALTGVLALTAIWVVKAWVPDPVDTHFHADAEANPAKLLDVLKDAQLLRLDFGIFSLHAAQMAMFVVVPVALKNSGLDAAQHWIVYLSVLLGSFVLMIPAIVYGEKRGQLKPVFVGAVALMLLAQIGLALGISHFWGIVWALFFYFVAFNLLEASLPSLISKLAPASAKGTAMGVYNTAQALGLFFGGVFGGWLAQHYGFSAVFVFCVILMAIWLLASVSMASPPAIKTRMFRVGTMASDRAALLKAQLAGVPGVVEAAVLAEEGVAMLKVRISGWDEAGARSLLEAATA, from the coding sequence ATGAACCGCGCTGAGAAGCGCGCCGCATCCGGTCTCGCAGTGATTTTCGGGTTGCGTATGCTGGGCATGTTCCTGATCCTGCCGGTGTTTGCGCTCTATGCCGAACACCTGCCGGGGGGGCAGAGCCACACCCTCGTCGGGCTTGCGCTCGGCATGTACGGCCTGACCCAGGCCATACTCATGATTCCCTTCGGCATGGCGTCGGACCGCATCGGGCGTAAAAAGGTCATCATCTTCGGCCTCGTCCTGTTCGCCCTCGGCAGCTTCGTCGCCGCCGCGGCCACCGATATCTACTGGACGATTGCCGGCCGCGCCTTGCAGGGCGCCGGGGCGATCTCGGCGGCGGTGACCGCGCTGCTGGCCGACCTCACGCGCGAGGAGCATCGCACCAAGGCGATGGCGACCATCGGCTCGACGATCGGCGTCGCGTTCGCGCTGTCGCTGGTCGCCGGTCCTGCGCTCAACCGGGTGATCGGCGTACCGGGCATCTTCGCGCTTACCGGCGTGCTCGCGCTCACCGCGATCTGGGTCGTCAAGGCCTGGGTGCCCGATCCGGTCGACACCCATTTTCATGCCGACGCCGAGGCCAATCCGGCGAAACTCCTCGACGTTCTGAAGGACGCGCAGCTCCTGCGGCTCGACTTCGGCATTTTCTCCCTGCATGCCGCGCAAATGGCGATGTTCGTCGTGGTGCCGGTGGCGCTCAAGAATAGCGGCCTCGACGCCGCGCAGCACTGGATCGTCTACCTGTCGGTATTGCTCGGCTCCTTCGTACTGATGATTCCGGCGATCGTCTACGGGGAAAAGCGCGGCCAGTTGAAGCCCGTCTTCGTCGGCGCGGTCGCGCTGATGTTGCTGGCCCAGATCGGCTTGGCGCTCGGCATCAGCCACTTCTGGGGCATCGTCTGGGCGCTATTCTTCTACTTCGTCGCGTTCAATCTGCTCGAAGCCAGCCTGCCCTCGCTGATCTCCAAGCTTGCCCCGGCGTCGGCCAAGGGAACCGCGATGGGGGTCTACAACACGGCGCAGGCGCTCGGACTCTTCTTCGGCGGCGTATTCGGCGGCTGGCTGGCGCAGCACTACGGCTTCAGCGCGGTCTTCGTGTTTTGCGTGATCCTGATGGCCATCTGGCTGCTCGCCAGCGTGTCGATGGCGTCGCCCCCGGCGATCAAGACCCGCATGTTTCGCGTCGGCACGATGGCGAGCGATCGGGCGGCCTTGCTGAAGGCTCAGCTCGCGGGTGTGCCGGGCGTCGTCGAGGCCGCCGTGCTTGCCGAAGAAGGGGTCGCCATGCTCAAGGTCCGGATTTCGGGCTGGGACGAGGCGGGCGCGCGGAGCCTGCTGGAAGCGGCCACCGCCTGA
- the uvrA gene encoding excinuclease ABC subunit UvrA has product MEFIRIRGARTHNLKNVNLDLPRDKLVVITGLSGSGKSSLAFDTLYAEGQRRYVESLSAYARQFLQLMEKPDVDLIEGLSPAISIEQKATSHNPRSTVGTVTEIHDYLRLLYARVGDPQCPEHGITLAAQTVSQMVDAVLALPEDTKLMILAPLVVGRKGENLELFAELRAQGFVRVRVDGKVHEIDAVPKLDKNKKHTIEVVVDRLKVRPDAKQRLAESFETALRHADGRALAVEMDSGEEHLFSAKFACPVCSYALPELEPRLFSFNNPMGACETCDGLGSITFFDPARVVAFPHLSLASGAIKGWDKRNQFFYMMLQSLALHYGFDLDTPWDALPARIREVILNGSGKEAIAFQTLAPRGGFTTKRYPFEGVLANMERRYHESDSMAVREELAKYQNNKPCPACDGTRLREEARHVMVGGAPIYRVSALPLKQVQAFFAGLELDGQRAQIADKIVKEIIARVGFLNNVGLDYLSLDRSADTLSGGEAQRIRLASQIGSGLTGVMYVLDEPSIGLHQRDNDRLLATLKHLRDIGNSVLVVEHDEDAIRAADYVVDMGPGAGVHGGEVVAEGSPEEIRLSADSLTGQYLSGRLRIDIPKKRRRADPERQLVVTNARGNNLKNVTMRLPVGLFVCITGVSGSGKSTLINDTLYAAVARHLYGSSTEPAPHDEIQGLEYFDKVINVDQSPIGRTPRSNPATYTGLFTPIRELFAGVPEARARGYGPGRFSFNVKGGRCEACQGDGVIKVEMHFLPDIYVPCDVCHGARYNRETLEVQYKGKTIRDILEMTIEQAHEFFAAVPVVSRKLQTLLDVGLGYIRLGQSATTLSGGEAQRVKLALELSKRDTGRTLYILDEPTTGLHFADIDLLLKVLQRLSEAGNSVVVIEHNLDVIKTADWLIDLGPEGGAGGGLIIAEGPPEAVADNPASHTGQYLQPVLSRR; this is encoded by the coding sequence ATGGAATTCATCCGCATCCGCGGCGCACGCACGCACAATCTCAAGAACGTCAACCTCGACCTACCGCGCGACAAGCTGGTCGTGATCACGGGTCTGTCGGGGTCGGGCAAATCCTCGCTCGCCTTCGACACGCTCTACGCCGAAGGGCAACGGCGCTACGTCGAATCGCTGTCGGCGTACGCGCGGCAGTTCCTGCAATTGATGGAAAAGCCCGACGTCGACCTGATCGAGGGTCTGAGTCCGGCGATTTCGATTGAGCAGAAGGCGACGAGCCACAACCCGCGCTCCACGGTCGGCACGGTCACCGAAATCCACGACTACCTGCGGCTGCTCTATGCGCGCGTCGGCGATCCGCAATGTCCCGAGCACGGCATCACGCTCGCCGCGCAGACCGTCTCGCAGATGGTCGACGCGGTGCTCGCGCTGCCCGAGGACACGAAGCTCATGATCCTCGCGCCGCTCGTCGTCGGCCGCAAAGGCGAGAACCTGGAACTCTTCGCCGAGCTTCGCGCGCAGGGCTTCGTGCGCGTGCGCGTCGACGGCAAGGTGCACGAGATCGACGCGGTCCCCAAGCTCGACAAGAACAAGAAACACACGATCGAGGTCGTCGTCGACCGCCTCAAGGTCAGGCCCGACGCCAAGCAGCGTCTCGCCGAGAGTTTCGAGACCGCGCTGCGCCATGCCGACGGCCGCGCGCTCGCGGTCGAGATGGACAGCGGCGAGGAGCATCTCTTCTCCGCGAAGTTCGCGTGTCCGGTCTGCAGCTACGCGCTGCCCGAACTCGAACCGCGCCTGTTTTCGTTCAACAATCCGATGGGCGCGTGCGAGACCTGCGACGGCCTCGGCTCGATCACCTTCTTCGACCCGGCGCGGGTCGTTGCCTTTCCGCATCTTTCGCTCGCGAGCGGCGCGATCAAGGGCTGGGACAAACGCAACCAATTCTTCTACATGATGCTGCAGAGCCTCGCGCTGCATTACGGCTTCGACCTCGACACGCCGTGGGACGCGTTGCCGGCGCGCATCCGCGAGGTGATCCTGAACGGCAGCGGCAAGGAAGCGATCGCGTTCCAGACGCTCGCGCCGCGCGGCGGCTTCACGACCAAGCGCTACCCGTTCGAAGGCGTGCTCGCCAACATGGAGCGGCGCTACCACGAGTCGGACTCGATGGCGGTGCGCGAGGAACTCGCCAAATACCAGAACAACAAGCCCTGCCCCGCCTGCGACGGCACGCGCCTGCGCGAAGAGGCGCGCCACGTGATGGTCGGCGGCGCGCCCATCTACCGGGTCAGCGCCCTGCCGCTGAAACAGGTGCAGGCCTTCTTCGCAGGGCTCGAGCTCGACGGCCAGCGGGCGCAGATCGCCGACAAGATCGTCAAGGAAATCATCGCCCGCGTCGGCTTCCTCAACAACGTCGGCCTCGACTACCTCTCGCTCGACCGCTCGGCCGACACCCTCTCGGGCGGCGAGGCGCAGCGCATTCGTCTGGCCTCGCAGATCGGCTCGGGCCTCACGGGCGTCATGTACGTGCTCGACGAGCCGTCGATCGGCCTGCACCAGCGCGACAACGATCGCCTGCTGGCGACGCTCAAGCACCTGCGCGACATCGGCAACTCGGTGCTGGTCGTCGAGCACGACGAGGATGCGATCCGCGCGGCGGACTACGTCGTCGACATGGGTCCGGGCGCGGGTGTCCATGGCGGCGAAGTCGTCGCCGAGGGCAGTCCCGAGGAAATCCGGCTCAGCGCCGATTCGCTGACCGGCCAGTACCTGTCGGGACGGCTGCGCATCGACATCCCGAAGAAGCGGCGGCGGGCCGATCCCGAACGGCAGCTCGTCGTCACGAATGCCCGCGGCAACAATCTCAAGAATGTCACGATGCGCCTCCCCGTCGGGCTCTTCGTGTGCATCACGGGCGTGTCGGGTTCGGGCAAATCGACGCTCATCAACGACACGCTCTACGCCGCGGTCGCGCGCCATCTCTATGGCTCGAGCACGGAGCCCGCGCCACACGACGAGATCCAGGGCCTCGAGTACTTCGACAAGGTGATCAACGTCGACCAGTCGCCGATCGGCCGCACGCCGCGCTCGAACCCGGCGACCTATACCGGGCTCTTCACGCCGATCCGCGAACTCTTCGCCGGCGTGCCCGAGGCGCGCGCACGCGGCTACGGCCCCGGCCGCTTCAGCTTCAACGTCAAGGGCGGGCGCTGTGAGGCCTGCCAGGGCGACGGCGTGATCAAGGTCGAGATGCATTTCCTGCCGGACATCTACGTGCCCTGCGACGTCTGCCACGGCGCGCGCTATAACCGCGAGACGCTCGAAGTGCAGTACAAGGGCAAGACGATCCGCGACATTCTCGAGATGACGATCGAGCAGGCGCACGAATTCTTCGCGGCAGTACCCGTCGTCAGCCGCAAGCTGCAGACGCTGCTCGACGTCGGGCTCGGCTACATCCGGCTCGGCCAGTCGGCGACGACGCTGTCGGGCGGCGAAGCGCAGCGGGTCAAGCTCGCGCTCGAGCTTTCCAAGCGCGACACCGGCCGCACGCTGTATATCCTCGACGAGCCGACGACCGGGCTGCACTTCGCCGACATCGATCTGCTGTTGAAGGTCTTGCAGCGTCTTTCCGAAGCGGGCAATAGCGTGGTCGTCATCGAACACAACCTCGACGTCATCAAGACCGCCGACTGGCTGATCGACCTCGGCCCCGAAGGCGGCGCGGGCGGCGGCCTCATCATCGCCGAGGGCCCGCCCGAAGCCGTCGCGGACAACCCGGCGAGCCACACCGGGCAGTATCTTCAA
- the ssb gene encoding single-stranded DNA-binding protein, whose protein sequence is MASVNKVILVGNLGRDPEMRYLPSGEAVANLAIATTDKYKDKSGQMVEQTEWHRVSFFGRTAEVCGQYLKKGSQVYVEGSIRTRKYTDKEGVEKYATEIRGDRMQMLGSRSGGGGVADMDDGFNQAPQRSQPRGNAPAGSQRPASSGFDDMDDDIPF, encoded by the coding sequence ATGGCATCCGTCAACAAAGTCATCCTGGTCGGCAATCTCGGACGCGACCCCGAGATGCGCTACCTGCCGAGCGGAGAGGCCGTCGCCAACCTCGCGATCGCGACGACCGACAAATACAAGGACAAGAGCGGCCAGATGGTCGAGCAGACCGAGTGGCACCGCGTCAGTTTCTTCGGCCGTACCGCCGAGGTGTGCGGGCAGTACCTGAAAAAGGGTTCGCAGGTCTACGTCGAAGGCTCGATCCGCACGCGCAAGTACACCGACAAGGAAGGCGTCGAGAAATACGCGACCGAGATCCGCGGCGACCGGATGCAGATGCTGGGTAGCCGCAGCGGTGGCGGGGGTGTGGCCGACATGGACGACGGCTTCAACCAGGCGCCGCAGCGCAGCCAGCCGCGTGGCAACGCCCCCGCCGGCTCGCAGCGCCCGGCGAGCAGCGGATTCGACGACATGGACGACGATATTCCGTTCTGA